The following are from one region of the Ruficoccus sp. ZRK36 genome:
- a CDS encoding adenosine kinase yields the protein MDIKTFELIGVGSPIVDVLAQVPEAFVASIPGDKGGMELVDATTMGELMAQVDSPMTEAPGGSSGNTAVAVAHLGLPTTFLGKIGNDSGGEFYRDRFMELGGDGSRFKVGEVPNGRCLSLVTPDSERTMRTDLGAAMTLDPDEISADDFKGCRHAHIEGYILFNRDLMFKVLNSAKAAGCTVSLDLASFEVVGATKDILPDILEEYVDLVFANEGEAEAFFGGKDYKGMVAKLAKLCDVAVVKLGKAGSLVQQGEDLEKISPITVKNPVDTTGAGDLWAAGFLYGWLRGRPLDVCGRYGSILGAEIVQVMGAAIPHDRWLKIKEHLKD from the coding sequence ATGGACATCAAAACCTTTGAACTGATCGGCGTCGGATCGCCTATCGTAGACGTACTGGCCCAAGTGCCGGAGGCCTTTGTCGCCTCCATCCCTGGCGATAAAGGCGGCATGGAGCTGGTCGATGCCACGACCATGGGCGAGCTCATGGCGCAGGTTGACTCACCGATGACAGAGGCGCCCGGCGGCTCCTCCGGTAACACCGCCGTGGCTGTGGCCCACCTGGGCCTGCCGACGACCTTCCTCGGGAAGATCGGTAACGACTCCGGCGGCGAATTTTACCGCGACCGCTTCATGGAGCTGGGCGGCGATGGCTCGCGCTTCAAGGTCGGCGAGGTCCCCAACGGGCGCTGCCTCTCTCTGGTGACCCCGGACTCCGAGCGCACGATGCGTACCGACCTCGGAGCTGCCATGACGCTCGATCCCGACGAGATCAGCGCGGATGACTTTAAGGGCTGCCGCCACGCCCACATCGAGGGCTACATCCTGTTTAACCGCGACCTGATGTTCAAGGTGCTGAACTCGGCCAAGGCCGCCGGCTGCACCGTGAGCCTCGACCTGGCCTCATTTGAGGTCGTGGGCGCGACCAAGGACATCCTGCCCGACATTTTAGAAGAGTACGTGGATCTGGTTTTCGCTAACGAGGGCGAGGCCGAAGCGTTCTTCGGCGGAAAAGACTACAAAGGCATGGTCGCCAAGCTGGCAAAGCTCTGCGACGTCGCCGTGGTCAAGCTCGGTAAAGCCGGTTCACTCGTCCAGCAGGGCGAAGATCTGGAGAAGATTTCTCCGATCACCGTCAAAAACCCCGTCGACACAACGGGTGCCGGAGACCTCTGGGCAGCCGGATTCCTCTATGGCTGGCTGCGTGGTCGCCCGCTGGATGTGTGCGGACGCTACGGCTCCATCCTGGGCGCGGAAATCGTGCAGGTGATGGGCGCCGCCATCCCGCATGATCGCTGGCTCAAGATCAAAGAGCACCTCAAGGATTAA
- a CDS encoding MotA/TolQ/ExbB proton channel family protein, which produces MRRLTAIVILLLSPLYASAQEAASEPASHSLWAMIREGGWAMWPLGACSLALLFLLFYAWRETSVRCFVPIARLPEIASSLRTGDLEGARSLLTEDDTMLGRALGKALTKARPELPESNRAKVETLLVETLEAEESAVSQWINYLNVIAATAPMIGLLGTVSGMIGAFQTMERIGMGQPQAFAGSIGEALITTATGLLIGIPAMVAYFIMKNRLAARMNTTVQTATDLLDDLAEGED; this is translated from the coding sequence ATGCGCCGCCTGACCGCCATCGTCATTCTGCTCTTGAGCCCCCTGTACGCCTCCGCGCAGGAGGCCGCATCCGAGCCAGCCAGCCACAGCCTGTGGGCCATGATCCGTGAAGGTGGATGGGCGATGTGGCCCTTGGGGGCGTGCTCGCTGGCACTTTTATTTCTGCTCTTTTACGCCTGGCGGGAAACATCCGTGCGGTGTTTCGTGCCCATCGCCCGACTCCCTGAGATCGCATCCAGCCTGCGCACAGGCGATCTGGAGGGCGCTCGCTCCCTACTCACCGAGGACGACACGATGCTGGGACGCGCCTTGGGAAAAGCCCTGACCAAAGCCCGCCCCGAGCTGCCCGAGTCCAACCGCGCCAAGGTCGAGACCCTGCTGGTCGAGACACTGGAGGCCGAGGAGAGCGCGGTAAGCCAGTGGATCAACTATCTCAACGTCATCGCCGCGACGGCCCCCATGATCGGCCTGCTGGGAACGGTCAGCGGGATGATTGGCGCTTTTCAGACTATGGAGCGCATCGGCATGGGTCAGCCGCAGGCCTTTGCGGGCAGCATCGGTGAGGCGCTGATCACGACTGCCACCGGTCTGCTCATCGGCATCCCGGCCATGGTGGCGTACTTTATCATGAAAAACCGCCTCGCTGCCCGGATGAATACGACCGTCCAGACCGCTACCGACCTGCTTGACGATCTGGCCGAGGGAGAGGACTGA
- a CDS encoding tetratricopeptide repeat protein produces MLRSRTVLLCALCLLLAIIPAGLQAELIAREQGLQATLQEAVTAFEEADYARAAEGFAYLEKNYASEPAYQKIEQQLLPVWAHACRINGDHARAAELYETFLERYPEDDTQAAYVLFGLAQACQALGENARASEAYRAYRERFPERPEALISVLREAELDFSQGEIEAGITSLLAFAADPRVPPTLRAQARLRAVQAAQANGEDTRASEILLSEPWAVTTMPELAMLAFASLRAGDALAREGKYTEAILAYRNVPPYQQLIELQRERLAQLERIRTERTRRNPEGIQTAAFWEEYFSGIIDKVEAELDDLVSMDNYTPAWQLKLGDAFLRAGRSREAGLLFGAVATDEALPQALREQAHYRWILCAMAREDWNLALIRAHRFIGAHPVGPRLTTIYYLIVETQLRQGKYTEAIDDLYWLIDTYPDDPRQPRWRFRLGYALALNQDYVAARDTFSALIDNFPDDELVLRARLWIGLSYFFEYNYPDALAAFDALTPDTLGTELEGETAYRRAATLYSMRDYAGAKEALKNHLLKYPSSPYTAQARVLLGDTLMGLGELDSAADQFTQVGPEAGTLYPYAVFQTGKIYRVLENYDKLIAHFEAYANDTPDSPRPRLAEALYWVGWAHAQQGDPAAGFPQFMDALARTGNDTQAGDTSLLLQALESLYTRARQDDLKLEENNTASAGLLRAESYTHWLEAQRENALKRGELTRASRYALYLARIYRRDKRDDRADAVLYETMGQVPLERLDADGLSALGSLLAKERLPSATEYFTYQLEHFPRSPRSGSAFYGMAKLTADQGDNEQAIKWLKRFEAETPYDNNAPQAALLHADILISDNETNAAENVLKKSLQSPLMRGRDKAEALLMIAACAEARGNLEEAIACDQRVYTVYRAWPGLIARAYWHSANIFYQLGDLKASRRTLEEMMLDPRLEDTPEHSPAQALLDDLRTKLAPNTTDSSSAVEVTP; encoded by the coding sequence GTGTTACGCTCGCGCACAGTCCTTCTCTGTGCCCTCTGCCTACTGCTTGCCATCATTCCAGCCGGGCTGCAGGCCGAGTTGATTGCGCGTGAACAGGGGCTGCAAGCCACGCTGCAGGAAGCCGTCACCGCCTTTGAGGAGGCTGACTACGCACGCGCCGCCGAGGGCTTTGCGTATCTGGAAAAAAACTACGCGAGCGAGCCCGCCTATCAGAAAATCGAGCAGCAACTGCTCCCGGTCTGGGCCCATGCCTGCCGCATCAACGGGGACCATGCCCGCGCTGCCGAACTCTACGAAACTTTTCTCGAACGCTATCCCGAGGACGACACGCAGGCCGCGTATGTGCTTTTCGGGCTCGCGCAGGCCTGCCAGGCACTCGGTGAAAACGCCCGCGCCTCCGAGGCCTACCGCGCCTACCGCGAGCGTTTCCCTGAGCGCCCCGAGGCCCTGATCAGCGTCCTGCGCGAGGCCGAACTGGACTTTTCCCAGGGCGAAATCGAAGCGGGCATCACCAGCCTGCTCGCCTTTGCCGCCGATCCACGCGTCCCGCCCACCCTGCGGGCCCAGGCCCGGCTGCGTGCCGTCCAGGCCGCCCAGGCGAACGGCGAGGACACCCGCGCAAGCGAGATTCTCCTAAGCGAGCCGTGGGCCGTCACCACCATGCCCGAGCTGGCCATGCTCGCCTTTGCCAGCCTGCGGGCAGGCGATGCACTCGCCCGTGAGGGCAAATACACGGAGGCCATCCTCGCCTACCGCAACGTCCCCCCGTATCAGCAATTAATCGAGCTTCAGCGCGAGCGCCTCGCACAGTTGGAGCGCATCCGCACCGAGCGCACACGCCGTAACCCGGAGGGCATCCAGACCGCAGCCTTCTGGGAGGAGTATTTTTCCGGAATCATCGATAAGGTGGAAGCCGAGCTCGACGACCTCGTATCCATGGATAACTACACTCCAGCCTGGCAGCTCAAACTCGGGGACGCCTTCCTCCGAGCAGGGCGGAGCCGTGAGGCGGGGCTGCTATTCGGAGCTGTAGCAACAGACGAAGCACTGCCGCAGGCACTTCGGGAGCAAGCCCACTATCGCTGGATCCTTTGCGCCATGGCACGCGAAGACTGGAATCTCGCCCTCATCCGAGCGCACCGCTTTATCGGCGCCCACCCAGTCGGCCCCCGATTGACGACCATATACTACCTCATAGTTGAAACCCAGCTACGGCAGGGCAAATACACAGAGGCTATCGATGACCTATACTGGCTTATAGACACCTACCCGGACGATCCCCGACAGCCACGGTGGAGATTTCGCCTCGGCTATGCGCTCGCCCTGAACCAGGACTACGTCGCTGCTCGCGACACCTTCAGCGCTCTCATTGATAATTTCCCTGACGACGAGTTGGTGCTGCGCGCCCGGCTCTGGATCGGGCTGTCATACTTTTTTGAATACAACTACCCGGACGCTCTCGCCGCCTTTGACGCACTCACCCCGGACACGCTTGGCACGGAGCTGGAGGGCGAGACCGCCTACCGCCGCGCCGCCACCCTGTACTCGATGCGAGACTACGCAGGAGCAAAAGAAGCCCTTAAAAATCATCTTCTAAAATACCCCAGCAGCCCATACACAGCGCAGGCTCGAGTCCTGCTGGGAGACACCCTCATGGGGCTCGGCGAACTCGATTCCGCAGCGGATCAGTTCACCCAGGTCGGCCCAGAGGCTGGAACGCTTTACCCATACGCCGTTTTCCAGACAGGCAAAATTTACCGCGTATTGGAAAATTACGACAAACTCATTGCGCACTTCGAAGCCTATGCCAACGACACGCCAGACAGCCCCCGCCCACGTCTGGCCGAGGCGTTATACTGGGTCGGGTGGGCTCACGCGCAACAAGGCGATCCGGCGGCGGGGTTCCCGCAGTTCATGGATGCCCTTGCGCGCACCGGAAACGACACGCAAGCCGGGGATACGAGCCTGTTACTACAAGCACTGGAATCACTCTATACACGAGCCCGACAAGACGACTTGAAGCTGGAGGAAAACAACACCGCCTCCGCTGGCCTGCTACGCGCCGAGTCATACACCCACTGGCTGGAGGCTCAGCGCGAAAACGCCCTGAAGCGCGGTGAGCTCACGCGGGCCTCACGCTACGCGCTTTACCTGGCGCGCATCTATCGCCGCGACAAGCGTGATGATCGGGCAGACGCCGTGCTCTACGAAACCATGGGACAGGTCCCTCTGGAGCGCCTCGACGCTGATGGACTCTCCGCGCTGGGAAGCCTGCTCGCCAAGGAGAGGCTCCCCTCCGCCACCGAGTACTTCACCTACCAGCTTGAGCACTTCCCGCGTAGCCCCCGTAGCGGATCAGCCTTCTACGGCATGGCGAAGCTGACAGCGGACCAGGGCGACAACGAGCAAGCCATCAAGTGGCTCAAACGCTTCGAGGCGGAAACGCCTTATGACAATAACGCCCCGCAGGCAGCGCTCCTACACGCCGATATACTGATTTCGGACAACGAGACAAACGCAGCCGAAAACGTATTGAAAAAATCGCTACAGTCACCGCTCATGCGGGGCCGGGATAAGGCCGAGGCATTACTTATGATCGCCGCCTGCGCCGAGGCGCGTGGCAACCTCGAAGAAGCCATCGCCTGCGACCAGCGCGTCTACACCGTTTACCGTGCGTGGCCTGGTCTGATCGCGCGCGCCTATTGGCATAGCGCCAATATATTTTATCAACTCGGCGACTTGAAAGCCTCCCGACGCACGCTCGAAGAGATGATGCTCGACCCTCGACTGGAAGACACCCCCGAGCACTCCCCCGCCCAAGCCCTGCTCGACGACTTGCGGACCAAGCTGGCCCCAAACACCACCGACTCATCCAGCGCAGTGGAGGTAACACCATGA
- a CDS encoding DUF4159 domain-containing protein, with amino-acid sequence MKTPHNIRHWLISGCIMLAAALNVSAQPTTLAEPESTPPAPQPTELTPPDPVQVIQLIQGDTLRRNYPGGLTSLLEEINDKTTLTLDPDPLVIQTFDDPRIFEHPFIYVNYADRADWTLSESEKEAINAYLDRGGFIYIDAGITPSFLRDSTQYGQFHSFAEWSVTPELQEAFSSIYPDKAFLPLPRSHPLFRAFYSGLPDATILPDTVRDFVVNEKWPQGTYAAMGLTVNGRLAVLAMPILAMGWGKNDFGQWTTFIGFRIREGAEGIDERLADAAYTGTSFEVTREDGRKDQIFTQEEAMPAWVSEPDGSWRLFRYYYTQEISDYAHGFYTQLGVNIFVYAYTQ; translated from the coding sequence GTGAAAACGCCGCACAACATCCGCCACTGGCTCATCTCCGGCTGCATCATGCTCGCAGCCGCTCTGAATGTGTCGGCACAGCCGACCACTCTCGCAGAGCCCGAGTCGACACCCCCTGCGCCCCAACCCACGGAGCTGACTCCGCCGGACCCGGTGCAGGTCATCCAGCTCATCCAGGGCGATACCCTGCGCCGTAACTATCCCGGAGGGCTCACCAGCCTGCTGGAGGAGATCAACGACAAAACCACGCTCACCCTCGACCCGGACCCGCTCGTCATCCAGACCTTTGACGACCCCCGCATTTTCGAGCACCCCTTCATCTATGTAAACTACGCCGACCGGGCGGACTGGACGCTCTCCGAGAGCGAGAAAGAAGCCATCAACGCGTACCTCGACCGGGGCGGCTTCATCTATATCGACGCGGGCATCACGCCCTCGTTTCTACGCGACAGCACCCAGTACGGCCAGTTTCACAGCTTCGCAGAGTGGAGCGTCACCCCGGAGCTGCAGGAGGCTTTCTCCTCGATCTACCCGGACAAGGCCTTCCTGCCCCTGCCCCGCTCGCACCCGCTTTTCCGGGCATTTTACTCCGGCCTGCCCGACGCCACCATCCTGCCCGACACTGTGCGCGACTTCGTCGTCAACGAAAAGTGGCCGCAGGGCACCTATGCCGCCATGGGGCTGACCGTCAACGGCCGCCTGGCCGTGCTGGCGATGCCGATCCTGGCCATGGGATGGGGGAAGAATGACTTCGGGCAGTGGACGACCTTCATCGGCTTCCGCATCCGCGAAGGGGCCGAGGGCATCGACGAGCGCCTGGCCGATGCGGCCTACACGGGCACGAGCTTTGAGGTGACCCGTGAAGACGGCCGCAAGGACCAGATATTTACCCAAGAGGAGGCCATGCCCGCCTGGGTGAGCGAACCGGACGGCAGCTGGCGGCTGTTTCGCTACTACTATACACAGGAGATCAGCGACTACGCCCACGGCTTCTACACCCAGCTGGGCGTCAACATCTTCGTCTACGCCTATACGCAGTAG
- a CDS encoding HEAT repeat domain-containing protein, with the protein MPLTSSIKVLLSTVALAAAALPLSAQNRPSGIPRNLFPPSLMPEPRLSPEEKATIERALEDLKSDNSEYRAGAVMLLGKYDSAQAREAVIKALEDPSTRVRRAAMVSVMEWNRAAPAEAIVPVLRLVGDEDVELRRSASTAIQPMMAIRAATEALRPGVRVVIPDDVRQTLVEAYLDEDVIVRRNMLTNHFYLNLPVPGETFIALMGDEDPQVRLEAVGLAARFAEPDAFTREAQRWIENGNRAERLRLSRELPPRPSTAQLELLRMLSEDEDDEIAAEAMLARFRALGTDATFEKLYARLNEDRLKQEQAQRFLQMMRMHSGEVPGHIEALTGLDDPLLRREAVDLFFDMGYAQQRPEQVLIFIADPSEQVRTVVLKYYERRHGNMPPELREAMLTSRHPEVRQSLATMSVTMPDDIATELLLDLLLDDQTAIRQQSLREIARRQLPGWQDILLASLNDEDLMIQRSAAELIMRTQMPGGTEALRQLLQSEPDTPLAPLIRLYLEDPTIFQRQERL; encoded by the coding sequence ATGCCTTTGACCTCCTCCATCAAAGTCCTTCTCTCCACGGTCGCCCTGGCCGCGGCAGCCCTCCCGCTGTCCGCCCAGAACCGGCCATCCGGCATCCCCCGCAATCTGTTTCCCCCCAGCCTCATGCCCGAGCCGCGGCTCAGCCCCGAGGAAAAAGCCACCATCGAGCGCGCGCTGGAGGACCTCAAATCCGACAACAGCGAGTACCGCGCCGGAGCCGTCATGCTGCTGGGGAAATACGACAGCGCTCAGGCACGCGAGGCGGTGATCAAAGCGCTGGAGGACCCGAGCACACGTGTGCGCCGGGCTGCCATGGTCTCCGTCATGGAGTGGAACCGGGCCGCCCCCGCCGAAGCAATCGTACCGGTGCTGCGCCTGGTCGGGGACGAAGATGTCGAGCTGCGCCGCTCGGCCTCCACCGCCATTCAGCCGATGATGGCTATCCGCGCCGCCACAGAGGCCCTGAGGCCGGGCGTCCGTGTTGTGATCCCCGACGATGTTCGTCAGACCCTGGTCGAGGCCTATCTGGATGAGGATGTCATCGTCCGGCGCAACATGTTGACCAACCATTTCTATCTCAACCTGCCGGTACCGGGAGAGACCTTTATCGCGCTGATGGGCGACGAAGACCCACAGGTGCGCCTCGAAGCCGTCGGCCTCGCCGCACGCTTTGCTGAGCCGGACGCCTTTACCCGCGAGGCTCAGCGCTGGATAGAAAACGGCAATCGCGCCGAGCGCCTCCGCCTCTCCCGCGAGCTGCCCCCCAGACCCAGCACCGCCCAGCTTGAGCTGCTGCGCATGCTAAGCGAAGACGAAGACGACGAGATCGCCGCCGAGGCCATGCTCGCGCGCTTCCGCGCGCTCGGCACGGACGCCACATTTGAGAAGCTCTATGCGCGGCTGAATGAGGACCGCCTCAAGCAGGAGCAAGCGCAGCGTTTTCTCCAGATGATGCGTATGCACTCAGGTGAAGTCCCCGGCCACATCGAGGCACTCACCGGCCTGGATGACCCGCTCCTGCGCCGCGAAGCCGTCGACCTGTTCTTCGACATGGGCTACGCCCAGCAACGGCCCGAGCAGGTGCTGATCTTTATCGCCGATCCCTCTGAGCAGGTACGCACCGTCGTCCTCAAGTACTACGAGCGCCGCCATGGCAATATGCCACCGGAGCTACGGGAGGCTATGCTCACCAGCCGCCACCCAGAGGTACGCCAGAGCCTCGCCACGATGAGCGTAACCATGCCGGACGACATTGCCACGGAGCTTTTACTCGACCTATTACTGGATGACCAGACCGCCATCCGCCAGCAGAGTCTGCGCGAGATCGCCCGGCGGCAGCTGCCCGGCTGGCAGGACATCCTCCTCGCCTCGCTCAATGACGAAGACCTCATGATCCAGCGCAGCGCCGCTGAGCTGATCATGCGCACCCAGATGCCCGGCGGTACCGAGGCCCTCCGCCAGCTCCTGCAGAGCGAGCCGGACACGCCGCTGGCTCCACTCATCCGCCTCTACCTGGAGGACCCCACTATCTTCCAACGTCAGGAGCGCCTGTGA